The following are encoded together in the Kribbella voronezhensis genome:
- a CDS encoding pentapeptide repeat-containing protein has product MADRTHGRQTPATESTIRDWDDADPSGQTYTRVLFIDSDLTEISNAGGVFEECVFRGVRFNASSHTDAAFVNCTFVRCSFFDTTFTRCKLMGSRFDDCAYSLMKVTGGDWSFASLPGADLRGAELSGVKLREADLTGLRAGKSVLRNLDLSGASMQRADFSGCDLRGSDLSTLDPLTVELKGAIVDLPQAMVITTSLGLEVRP; this is encoded by the coding sequence ATGGCCGACCGCACGCACGGACGTCAGACGCCCGCGACCGAGTCCACGATCAGGGACTGGGACGACGCCGATCCGTCCGGGCAGACCTACACGCGGGTGCTGTTCATCGACTCGGATCTGACCGAGATCAGCAACGCCGGCGGCGTGTTCGAGGAGTGCGTCTTCCGCGGCGTGCGGTTCAACGCGTCCAGTCACACGGACGCGGCGTTCGTGAACTGCACCTTCGTCCGCTGTTCGTTCTTCGACACCACGTTCACCCGGTGCAAGCTGATGGGCAGCAGGTTCGACGACTGCGCCTACAGCCTGATGAAGGTGACCGGCGGCGACTGGTCGTTCGCGAGTCTCCCCGGTGCCGATCTGCGCGGAGCCGAGTTGTCGGGCGTGAAGCTCCGCGAGGCAGACCTGACCGGCCTCCGCGCCGGCAAGTCCGTACTACGGAATCTCGACCTCTCCGGTGCCTCGATGCAGCGCGCCGACTTCTCCGGCTGCGACCTGCGCGGCTCGGATCTGTCCACCCTCGACCCCCTCACGGTCGAACTCAAAGGCGCGATCGTCGACCTCCCCCAAGCGATGGTCATCACCACCTCCCTAGGCCTCGAAGTCCGCCCCTGA
- a CDS encoding glycerol-3-phosphate dehydrogenase/oxidase: protein MIAVGNASLNATRRTRELDWLDTTRQVDVLVIGGGVTGAGVALDAAARGLSVALVEKHDLAFGTSRWSSKLVHGGLRYLISGHVGIAYESAVERGILMKTTAPHLVHPVPQVAPWLPQARFMQAAMLRGAFLGGDVLRTFAHTSDDYLPHSRRVSSAELLRYAPTLRPDGLRGGFLTWDGQLYDDARLVVAIARTAAQYGARVLTRCAAEQVTGRGAVVVDQLSGRRIDVDASLVINATGIWADQVASGIKLRPSRGAHLVLPQSAFGGLSAVLTVPVPGELRRVVMAIPAPDGRVYVGLTDEEAPGPVSDVPVATDAEIDYLLGTISSAVQVPLTRADLLGTYAGLRPLLDTGHHRGEDKTADISRRHAVITGTDGLVTIVGGKLTTYRRMAQDALDAGLADGRLTARRPCLTHRIPLVGAADRVHLAAVRAPARFVQRYGVEAAEVIACEPSLLEPIAPGLATTHAELRFAVRHEGALTADDLLDRRTRLGLSAADRALGLPAAEAALQLSAPSG, encoded by the coding sequence ATGATCGCGGTCGGCAACGCCAGCCTGAACGCGACCCGGCGTACCCGGGAACTCGACTGGCTGGACACCACCCGCCAGGTCGACGTGCTGGTCATCGGCGGCGGCGTGACCGGCGCCGGCGTTGCCCTCGACGCCGCCGCGCGCGGCTTGTCAGTTGCCTTGGTGGAGAAGCACGACCTGGCTTTCGGGACCAGCCGGTGGAGTTCGAAGCTCGTGCACGGCGGCTTGCGGTACCTGATCTCCGGGCACGTCGGGATCGCGTACGAGAGCGCGGTCGAGCGCGGCATCCTGATGAAGACGACCGCTCCCCATCTCGTCCACCCGGTCCCGCAGGTGGCACCTTGGTTGCCGCAGGCAAGGTTCATGCAGGCGGCGATGCTACGCGGAGCCTTCCTCGGCGGCGATGTGCTGCGCACCTTCGCCCACACCAGCGACGACTACCTGCCGCATTCGCGCCGCGTCAGCTCAGCCGAACTCCTCCGCTACGCCCCGACCCTGCGCCCGGACGGCCTGCGTGGCGGCTTCCTCACCTGGGACGGGCAGCTGTACGACGACGCGCGGCTGGTCGTCGCGATCGCACGCACCGCCGCGCAGTACGGCGCCCGCGTGCTGACCCGCTGTGCGGCCGAGCAGGTCACCGGGCGCGGCGCGGTGGTGGTCGACCAGTTGTCCGGGCGACGAATCGACGTCGACGCCTCGCTGGTGATCAACGCGACCGGGATCTGGGCCGATCAAGTTGCCTCAGGCATCAAACTGCGGCCGAGCCGGGGCGCGCACCTGGTGTTGCCGCAGTCCGCCTTCGGTGGACTGTCCGCGGTGCTGACCGTGCCGGTGCCGGGGGAGTTGCGCCGGGTGGTGATGGCGATCCCCGCGCCGGACGGTCGGGTCTACGTCGGGTTGACCGACGAGGAGGCGCCGGGCCCGGTGAGCGACGTACCGGTGGCGACGGACGCGGAGATCGACTATCTGCTGGGCACCATCAGTTCGGCCGTCCAGGTCCCGCTGACCAGAGCTGACCTGCTCGGCACGTACGCCGGCCTGCGGCCGCTGCTCGATACCGGGCATCACCGGGGTGAGGACAAGACTGCGGACATCTCCCGGCGGCATGCGGTCATCACCGGCACGGACGGGCTCGTCACGATCGTGGGTGGCAAGCTCACGACGTACCGGCGGATGGCGCAGGACGCACTCGACGCCGGGCTGGCTGATGGCCGGCTCACGGCTCGGCGGCCGTGCCTGACGCATCGGATCCCACTGGTCGGCGCGGCCGATCGGGTCCACCTTGCGGCGGTGCGTGCGCCTGCGCGTTTCGTCCAGCGGTACGGCGTGGAGGCTGCCGAGGTGATCGCTTGCGAGCCTTCGCTGCTGGAGCCCATCGCGCCCGGGTTGGCCACGACACACGCGGAGCTCCGCTTCGCAGTACGGCACGAGGGCGCGCTCACTGCGGACGACCTCCTCGACCGGCGTACCCGGCTCGGCCTGTCGGCGGCAGATCGGGCGCTGGGCCTGCCTGCCGCCGAGGCCGCTCTCCAGCTCAGCGCACCGTCAGGCTGA
- a CDS encoding TetR/AcrR family transcriptional regulator: MSQRISDTDNESTGSTGSSRPAPANAIGEERILDAAYELLLAIGMRRMTMADIARHAEVSRATLYRRWPNVQAVVAALMTREWTTALVSAFQPDAVDGRSRLVEGVVEVVAKTRTHPLMRKIIELDPEFLTPYLLERRGSSTVAHLALVEAGIRAGQEDGSIRSGDPDWLSRQIILVSLASAVSGPVLAEAGEYPKLDEELRVMLTRYLVP; the protein is encoded by the coding sequence ATGTCTCAGCGTATCAGCGACACCGACAACGAATCCACCGGCTCGACCGGTTCGAGCAGGCCGGCGCCCGCGAACGCCATCGGCGAGGAGCGGATCCTCGACGCGGCGTACGAGCTGCTGCTGGCGATCGGGATGCGGCGGATGACGATGGCCGACATCGCCCGGCACGCGGAGGTCTCCCGCGCCACGCTGTACCGGCGCTGGCCGAACGTGCAGGCCGTCGTGGCCGCCCTGATGACGCGGGAGTGGACGACCGCGCTGGTCTCGGCGTTCCAGCCCGATGCGGTGGATGGGCGATCGCGTTTGGTCGAGGGCGTCGTCGAGGTGGTCGCGAAGACCCGGACGCACCCGTTGATGCGCAAGATCATCGAACTGGATCCCGAATTCCTCACGCCGTACCTGCTGGAGCGGCGCGGCAGCAGCACGGTCGCCCACCTGGCCCTGGTCGAGGCGGGCATCCGGGCCGGCCAGGAGGACGGTTCGATCCGGTCCGGCGACCCCGACTGGCTCTCGCGGCAGATCATCCTGGTCTCGCTGGCGTCTGCGGTGTCCGGCCCGGTGCTCGCCGAAGCGGGCGAGTATCCGAAGCTCGACGAGGAGCTGCGAGTGATGCTGACCAGGTATCTGGTGCCATGA
- a CDS encoding nuclear transport factor 2 family protein — protein MTTTPGSSGAAQSSDTDVMAAMNRFYAAEAAYVAAGGSAAGADFTAVAACLDPDVVLYQAPGLPFTGTGEWRGHRGIQTFQDLFAETWQSMDVVQARVVADTSTVVMLLQVRFRARATGGTIETRIVQVNEIANGRIAEFRPYYWDPAAIVEVCAAS, from the coding sequence ATGACGACAACGCCGGGTTCGAGCGGTGCAGCGCAGTCTTCCGATACCGACGTGATGGCTGCGATGAACCGGTTCTACGCCGCCGAGGCTGCGTACGTGGCCGCGGGCGGTTCCGCAGCGGGTGCCGATTTCACCGCAGTGGCGGCTTGCCTCGATCCCGACGTCGTGCTCTACCAGGCGCCCGGCCTGCCATTCACTGGTACTGGGGAATGGCGGGGGCACCGAGGCATACAAACGTTCCAGGACCTCTTCGCCGAGACGTGGCAGTCGATGGACGTCGTACAGGCGCGAGTCGTCGCGGACACAAGCACAGTGGTCATGCTGCTCCAGGTGCGCTTTCGCGCCCGGGCGACGGGCGGGACGATCGAAACCCGCATAGTTCAGGTCAACGAGATCGCCAACGGCCGGATCGCTGAGTTCCGTCCGTACTACTGGGATCCAGCCGCGATTGTCGAGGTCTGCGCCGCCTCGTAG
- a CDS encoding class I SAM-dependent methyltransferase, translating to MSSEDWLVDTRASYDTVAESYAEIVRDLLEQTPYERAMLDVFAREVGGRGLIADVGCGSGRIAGYLQGAGADVLGIDLSPAMIEVARREHPGVRFEVGSMTEPALADDSLTGLVAWYSLIHIPDHQLGFVLEQFRRVLRPGCPLLVGFHVGDETRLKTSGYGGHPMNLHVHLREPAQMAAWLGDAGFAVEAQLTLSSAESKLGGVLVAR from the coding sequence ATGAGCTCTGAAGACTGGTTGGTGGACACCCGAGCGTCGTACGACACCGTCGCCGAGAGCTATGCCGAAATCGTGCGGGATCTGCTCGAGCAGACGCCGTACGAACGGGCGATGCTGGACGTGTTCGCCCGCGAGGTCGGGGGCCGTGGGCTGATCGCCGATGTCGGCTGTGGTTCGGGGCGGATCGCCGGGTATCTGCAGGGGGCGGGAGCCGACGTTCTCGGGATCGACCTGTCGCCCGCGATGATCGAGGTCGCCCGGCGCGAGCATCCCGGCGTACGGTTCGAGGTCGGGTCGATGACCGAGCCCGCACTTGCCGATGATTCGCTGACGGGACTGGTCGCCTGGTACTCGCTCATCCACATCCCCGATCACCAGCTGGGCTTCGTCCTTGAGCAGTTCCGGCGCGTACTGCGACCTGGGTGCCCGTTGCTGGTCGGGTTTCACGTGGGCGACGAGACGCGGCTGAAGACGTCGGGGTACGGCGGGCACCCGATGAACCTTCACGTCCACCTGCGCGAGCCGGCTCAGATGGCTGCCTGGCTTGGCGATGCGGGGTTCGCGGTGGAGGCGCAACTGACGCTCAGCTCGGCCGAGAGCAAGCTGGGCGGAGTCCTCGTCGCGCGCTAG
- a CDS encoding VanZ family protein — translation MLETYRGIPYLLDTWLFLTAMTLPVALSAARRPTGVVPRLASLLMPTSLALVLAATLSPTAHRLAGVGVCGTHLTTTGGLTSMQGVLNVLLFIPAAGMLTLTSGRPTDGIAAGIGLSATVEAVQALVPPLGRSCQLHDLIANTLGAFAGVGLAAAVQVATRTRTLISPAYVVEHGAVLISRGRGPARHRRGELVSSLLRTAPVGRPLTSKATRLRPLARLR, via the coding sequence GTGCTCGAGACCTATCGCGGAATCCCGTACCTGCTGGACACCTGGCTCTTCCTCACCGCGATGACGCTGCCGGTCGCGCTCTCGGCGGCACGGCGGCCGACTGGAGTGGTGCCGCGACTGGCATCGCTGTTGATGCCGACGTCGTTGGCGCTGGTTCTGGCGGCGACGCTGAGTCCTACGGCGCATCGGCTGGCCGGCGTCGGCGTCTGCGGGACGCACCTGACGACCACAGGAGGCCTCACCTCCATGCAGGGAGTGCTGAACGTCCTGCTGTTCATCCCCGCCGCCGGAATGCTCACGTTGACCAGCGGGCGACCCACTGACGGCATCGCGGCCGGTATCGGGCTGTCCGCGACGGTCGAGGCGGTGCAGGCGTTGGTCCCACCGCTGGGTCGGTCCTGCCAGTTGCACGACCTGATCGCCAACACCCTCGGCGCCTTCGCCGGAGTCGGCCTGGCGGCAGCGGTGCAGGTGGCGACCCGGACGAGGACGCTGATCAGCCCGGCGTACGTCGTGGAGCACGGCGCCGTCCTCATCTCCCGCGGCCGAGGCCCAGCCCGCCATCGCCGAGGCGAACTGGTCTCCTCACTACTCCGTACTGCGCCCGTCGGCCGCCCGCTCACCTCAAAAGCCACCCGCCTACGCCCTCTCGCCCGGCTGCGCTGA
- a CDS encoding DinB family protein has product MAKFGAGDELQGAEFVGVDLRAARFVEADLSGVVMRGVQADNAEIDAPWLTEGTGILKVNGINVVPFVEAELDRRFPGRSERRAGDPEGLQKAWAVLERTWAATLERVAAMPEGTVDVSVDGEWSFAQTLRHLVLATDAWLGRSVLELDQPFHPLGLGSGDEDGLDMSIFVTSKPSYGEVLEARAGRVAMVRDFLAKVTADELVEVHRNPWSPEYPESTLTCVHVILEEEWEHHRYAVRDLDAIESGSSMPVHEL; this is encoded by the coding sequence ATGGCGAAATTTGGTGCGGGTGATGAGCTTCAAGGGGCGGAGTTCGTTGGGGTGGATCTGCGAGCGGCTCGGTTTGTGGAAGCTGATCTGTCTGGGGTCGTGATGCGCGGTGTGCAGGCTGACAACGCGGAGATCGACGCGCCGTGGCTGACCGAGGGCACCGGCATTCTCAAGGTCAACGGGATCAATGTGGTGCCGTTCGTGGAGGCGGAGCTGGATCGGCGGTTCCCGGGGCGAAGTGAGCGGCGGGCCGGTGATCCCGAGGGGTTGCAGAAGGCTTGGGCTGTGCTCGAGCGGACCTGGGCGGCGACGCTGGAGCGGGTCGCGGCGATGCCGGAGGGCACGGTGGACGTGTCGGTGGACGGCGAGTGGTCGTTCGCGCAGACCCTGCGGCATCTGGTCCTCGCGACCGACGCGTGGCTGGGGCGCTCGGTCCTGGAACTCGACCAGCCCTTCCATCCGCTCGGGCTCGGGAGTGGCGACGAGGACGGGTTGGACATGTCGATCTTCGTGACGAGCAAACCGTCGTACGGCGAAGTGCTGGAAGCTCGGGCCGGTCGCGTCGCGATGGTCCGCGACTTCCTCGCCAAGGTCACTGCGGACGAGTTGGTCGAAGTGCACCGCAATCCGTGGTCCCCGGAGTATCCCGAGAGCACTCTCACCTGCGTGCACGTGATCCTCGAGGAGGAGTGGGAGCACCACCGGTACGCCGTACGCGACCTCGACGCGATCGAGAGTGGCTCTAGCATGCCGGTCCATGAGCTCTGA
- a CDS encoding DUF4328 domain-containing protein, translating into MSHYQGPYDGPPASPYPGTPAGPPQYPSSEGGPAQHYGGPPGHAGPQFGGPYPGAYPIVQSGPKYRALRRTAQVSVLLMGLTSVAAVIQSVVLWRSYGGVKRFIYLLVSEDEYQRGVERIAHTGPLLDLVNYLFLGTGIAFLIWLWQARENTEILKPDFASSYQGGYNSRSGAHRHAQGWTVGGWICPIVQFWYPLQIVQDVVTASEPPSEPGAARSGQVRSLLYGWWACWTAFWVILVGGGGFAGISFIVWLVRLVDQAQAAEATDGYVDIYDMQTFMVRVALGVNIGFTVATLLLIAAAVTSSLLLFRVTSWQQSQADARIPGWQQSQADARIPATPPGLPMPSGQPEQSVPQQQPGYLPPGPPQYAPRPLPGFTTQPGPRFPSYGSKQRQSGNSEPPSQ; encoded by the coding sequence ATGAGTCACTATCAAGGGCCGTACGACGGGCCGCCGGCATCGCCGTATCCAGGCACCCCAGCCGGCCCACCGCAGTACCCGAGCTCGGAGGGCGGACCGGCGCAGCACTACGGGGGTCCGCCCGGGCATGCGGGGCCGCAGTTCGGTGGGCCCTATCCGGGGGCGTATCCGATCGTGCAGTCGGGGCCGAAGTACCGGGCGTTGCGGCGGACGGCGCAGGTCAGTGTGCTGTTGATGGGGCTCACCTCGGTGGCGGCGGTGATCCAGTCGGTCGTGCTGTGGCGGTCGTATGGGGGCGTCAAGCGGTTCATCTATCTCTTGGTGTCCGAGGACGAATACCAGCGCGGCGTCGAGCGGATCGCGCACACCGGGCCGCTGCTGGACCTGGTCAACTACCTCTTCCTCGGGACCGGGATCGCCTTCCTGATCTGGCTCTGGCAGGCCCGGGAGAACACGGAGATCCTCAAGCCCGACTTCGCTTCCAGCTACCAAGGCGGCTACAACTCACGAAGTGGCGCGCACCGGCATGCGCAGGGGTGGACCGTCGGCGGCTGGATCTGCCCGATCGTCCAGTTCTGGTATCCGCTGCAGATCGTCCAGGACGTCGTCACCGCCAGCGAGCCACCGAGCGAACCGGGCGCCGCAAGGTCCGGTCAGGTCCGGTCGTTGCTGTACGGCTGGTGGGCCTGCTGGACCGCGTTCTGGGTGATCCTCGTGGGCGGAGGCGGGTTCGCGGGCATCAGCTTCATCGTCTGGCTGGTCCGGCTGGTCGACCAGGCGCAGGCCGCCGAGGCGACCGACGGCTACGTCGACATCTACGACATGCAGACGTTCATGGTCCGGGTGGCGCTCGGCGTCAACATCGGCTTCACCGTCGCCACGCTTCTCCTGATCGCCGCCGCCGTCACGAGCTCCTTGCTGCTGTTCCGCGTCACCAGCTGGCAACAGTCCCAGGCCGACGCACGCATCCCAGGCTGGCAACAGTCCCAAGCCGACGCGCGCATCCCAGCAACTCCCCCAGGCCTGCCGATGCCGTCAGGCCAACCGGAGCAATCGGTGCCGCAGCAGCAGCCGGGCTACCTTCCGCCGGGACCACCCCAGTACGCTCCTCGCCCGCTGCCCGGGTTCACCACCCAGCCGGGGCCGAGGTTCCCGTCCTACGGCAGCAAGCAACGGCAGTCCGGAAACTCCGAACCGCCTTCCCAGTGA
- a CDS encoding NAD-dependent epimerase/dehydratase family protein → MTGSERVMVFGAGGFLGGRICALLAERGIEHRGFTRSSGEPHRRFDLAVDHHYALDTQLAMYKPTVIINAAAATQGDVPALTRGNVVAVQALLESARHHATNARFVQIGSAAEYGGAPRGTSQDEDAELRPGGPYGITKLAGSELVLRAQSHGADAVVLRSFNISGPGSPASTLLGRVVRQLGTTDTLQLGSLDAWRDYVDVRDVAEAAVAVATAEDRLPPVFNVGSGRAVLARDVVQRLVELSGTSTQVTEGVVHPDHAGSAAEDVPWQQADTTLIQKHLGWSPAISLDQSLKDTWAARG, encoded by the coding sequence GTGACCGGATCAGAACGGGTGATGGTTTTCGGCGCCGGCGGCTTCCTCGGCGGCCGGATCTGCGCACTGCTGGCCGAGCGCGGGATCGAGCACCGGGGGTTCACCAGGAGCAGTGGTGAGCCGCATCGGCGGTTCGACCTGGCCGTCGATCACCACTACGCCCTCGACACCCAGCTCGCGATGTACAAGCCGACTGTGATCATCAACGCCGCGGCCGCGACCCAGGGTGACGTCCCTGCCCTGACCAGGGGAAACGTGGTCGCGGTCCAGGCGCTGCTCGAGTCGGCCCGGCACCACGCGACCAACGCCCGCTTCGTCCAGATCGGCTCAGCGGCGGAGTACGGCGGTGCGCCGCGCGGCACCAGTCAGGACGAGGACGCAGAGCTCCGGCCGGGAGGACCGTACGGGATCACCAAGTTGGCCGGCTCGGAGCTCGTACTGCGTGCGCAGAGCCACGGGGCGGACGCGGTCGTGCTGCGCTCGTTCAACATCAGTGGACCCGGGTCGCCGGCCAGCACGTTGCTCGGCCGTGTCGTACGCCAACTGGGGACCACCGACACCCTGCAACTGGGGTCGCTCGACGCCTGGCGGGACTACGTCGACGTACGGGACGTCGCCGAGGCAGCGGTGGCAGTGGCGACAGCGGAGGACAGGCTGCCGCCGGTGTTCAACGTCGGCTCCGGGCGGGCTGTGCTGGCCAGGGACGTGGTCCAGCGGCTGGTCGAGCTCAGCGGGACCTCCACTCAGGTCACCGAAGGGGTCGTGCACCCGGACCACGCAGGTTCGGCGGCGGAAGACGTGCCTTGGCAGCAAGCCGACACCACGCTGATCCAGAAGCACCTCGGCTGGTCGCCCGCGATCAGCCTGGACCAGTCGCTGAAGGACACCTGGGCCGCTCGGGGTTGA
- a CDS encoding FAD-binding oxidoreductase gives MTESDLPVVQLTPGRWGDPAHPLTLPPAALQALKHLGVRRPGATTAPADRSGLTEEVSGLLVELLGGEYVKTDLEMRWGHTRGYSTTDLLRHRAGDTSDMPAAVVFPGSHDEVQALLTSCSEHHLAVVPYAGGTSVVGGLAPKGTAFIAVDLRRLDRLVEVDEVSRTATIEAGVRGTAAEALLAERGYTLGHFPQSYEGASIGGYAATRSSGQSSAGYGRFDQMVVGLTMATPRGTIRLGRAPMSAAGPDLRQLVLGSEGTLGIITSVVLRIRPRPVERVFEGWRFGAFEEGLAAIRRLAQDGPLPTVLRLSDEVETAINLADPDVLGGGSGGVLAIVGFEGEHTEVRRTEVGVVLRGAGGEALGEGPGETWREGRYRAPYLRDPLLDEGALVETLETAGFWSTLPALKAKVTEALVAALSEQGTPPIVLCHVSHVYETGASLYFTVICAQTDEPISQWQQAKTAANAAIAAAGGTISHHHGVGTDHRSAYAEEVGPLAIEALQAVKRVLDPHNILNPGILIPPPTHQTP, from the coding sequence ATGACCGAATCCGACCTGCCGGTGGTGCAACTCACCCCCGGCCGCTGGGGCGATCCCGCACACCCGCTAACCCTCCCACCCGCCGCCCTGCAAGCCCTCAAGCACCTGGGCGTCCGCCGCCCAGGCGCCACCACCGCACCTGCTGACCGGTCCGGGCTCACAGAAGAAGTGAGTGGGCTTTTGGTCGAGTTGCTTGGTGGTGAGTATGTGAAGACGGATCTGGAGATGCGCTGGGGGCACACGCGCGGGTACTCGACGACTGATCTGCTGCGGCATCGGGCCGGTGACACCAGCGACATGCCGGCCGCCGTGGTCTTCCCTGGATCACACGACGAAGTACAGGCGCTTCTCACGTCCTGTTCTGAGCATCACCTTGCTGTGGTTCCGTACGCCGGTGGCACGTCTGTGGTCGGCGGGTTGGCGCCGAAGGGGACGGCGTTCATCGCCGTCGATCTGCGCAGGCTCGATCGGCTGGTGGAGGTCGACGAGGTGTCCCGTACGGCGACGATCGAGGCGGGCGTTCGGGGTACGGCGGCGGAGGCGTTGCTCGCCGAACGTGGCTACACCCTCGGCCACTTCCCACAGTCCTACGAAGGCGCGAGCATCGGCGGCTATGCGGCCACCCGGTCGAGCGGCCAGTCGTCGGCCGGGTACGGACGCTTCGACCAGATGGTGGTCGGCCTGACCATGGCGACGCCGCGCGGCACGATCCGGCTCGGCCGTGCGCCGATGTCCGCGGCCGGACCGGACCTTCGGCAGTTGGTGCTCGGATCCGAAGGCACGCTCGGCATCATCACCAGCGTCGTACTCCGGATCCGGCCGCGCCCGGTCGAGCGAGTCTTCGAAGGCTGGCGATTCGGCGCCTTCGAGGAAGGGCTGGCCGCGATTCGTCGGCTCGCGCAAGACGGGCCGCTGCCGACCGTCCTGCGGTTGTCCGACGAGGTGGAGACCGCGATCAACCTCGCCGACCCGGATGTGCTCGGCGGCGGCTCGGGCGGCGTACTGGCGATCGTCGGGTTCGAGGGTGAGCACACCGAAGTACGCCGTACTGAGGTGGGCGTTGTTTTGCGCGGTGCCGGTGGAGAGGCGCTGGGCGAAGGGCCGGGTGAGACCTGGCGAGAGGGGCGGTACCGCGCGCCGTACCTGCGCGATCCCTTGTTGGACGAGGGGGCGTTGGTGGAGACGCTGGAGACCGCCGGCTTCTGGTCGACGCTGCCGGCGCTCAAGGCCAAGGTCACCGAGGCGCTGGTTGCCGCGTTGAGCGAGCAGGGGACGCCGCCGATCGTGCTCTGCCATGTGTCACATGTCTACGAGACCGGTGCCTCGCTGTACTTCACCGTCATCTGCGCGCAGACCGACGAGCCGATCTCCCAATGGCAGCAGGCGAAAACGGCGGCGAACGCGGCGATCGCGGCCGCAGGCGGGACCATCAGCCATCACCACGGCGTCGGCACCGACCACAGGAGCGCGTACGCCGAGGAGGTCGGCCCACTCGCCATCGAGGCCCTCCAAGCGGTCAAGCGCGTGCTCGATCCGCACAACATCCTCAACCCCGGCATCCTCATCCCACCCCCAACCCACCAAACACCCTGA
- a CDS encoding protein phosphatase 2C domain-containing protein, whose translation MNEDLVLAGPDFVVVLDGATAPPELDSGCRHDVAWLVERLGGQLVLPLLARSTAPLADLLADAIAAVCAEHADTCDLTNPDSPSTTVSMLRVGADQVEHLVLADSPIVLRSPDRQLTVVADNRVDLLPEYTFEAVRRMRNQPGGFWVASTAPKAAYEAIAGTTDRAVVEVAAVLTDGASRYSERYGHSWDELVDVLETSGPSGLIERVREYDRLASVGSFRGKRHDDATAVFCRLG comes from the coding sequence GTGAACGAGGACCTGGTCCTGGCCGGGCCGGACTTCGTGGTCGTGCTCGACGGGGCGACGGCGCCGCCTGAGCTCGATTCGGGCTGCCGCCACGACGTCGCGTGGCTGGTCGAGCGACTGGGCGGGCAGTTGGTCCTGCCGTTGCTGGCCAGGTCGACGGCGCCGCTGGCGGATCTGCTGGCCGATGCGATCGCAGCCGTCTGCGCTGAGCATGCCGACACGTGTGATCTCACGAACCCGGACAGCCCGTCGACGACGGTGTCGATGCTCCGGGTCGGTGCGGATCAGGTCGAGCACCTGGTGCTGGCGGACTCGCCGATCGTGCTGCGGTCCCCGGATCGCCAGCTCACGGTAGTGGCGGACAACCGGGTCGACCTGCTGCCGGAGTACACGTTCGAGGCGGTACGGCGGATGCGGAACCAGCCGGGCGGGTTCTGGGTGGCGAGTACGGCACCCAAGGCGGCGTACGAAGCAATCGCCGGTACTACGGACCGCGCGGTGGTTGAGGTGGCCGCGGTGCTGACCGACGGCGCGTCGCGGTACTCCGAGCGGTACGGGCACAGCTGGGACGAGTTGGTCGACGTGCTGGAGACGAGCGGGCCGTCGGGGTTGATCGAGCGGGTTCGCGAGTACGACAGGCTGGCTTCGGTGGGGAGCTTTCGGGGCAAGCGGCATGATGATGCGACCGCGGTGTTCTGCCGGTTGGGCTGA
- a CDS encoding carboxymuconolactone decarboxylase family protein produces MDARLNLFADPAMGKALKYLASAGRVAAESTLPEATQELVRLRASQINGCGYCTDMHTKDATAAGETQQRLNLVAAWREATVFTEAERAALELAEQGTRIADAAGGVTDEAWANAAKHYNEEELAALVSTIAIINAFNRLNVIIQQPAGDYQPGMFG; encoded by the coding sequence ATGGATGCCCGTTTGAACCTCTTCGCAGACCCGGCCATGGGCAAGGCACTGAAGTACCTCGCGTCCGCGGGCCGCGTCGCCGCGGAGTCGACGCTGCCGGAGGCCACGCAGGAGTTGGTGAGACTTCGAGCGAGCCAGATCAACGGCTGCGGCTATTGCACCGATATGCACACCAAAGACGCCACGGCGGCGGGTGAGACCCAGCAGCGCCTGAACCTGGTCGCGGCCTGGCGCGAGGCGACCGTCTTCACCGAGGCGGAGCGTGCGGCGCTGGAGCTGGCCGAACAGGGCACGCGGATCGCCGACGCGGCCGGCGGGGTCACGGACGAGGCCTGGGCCAACGCCGCCAAGCACTACAACGAGGAGGAACTCGCCGCGTTGGTGTCGACGATCGCGATCATCAACGCCTTCAACCGGCTGAACGTCATCATTCAGCAGCCCGCGGGCGACTACCAGCCGGGCATGTTCGGCTGA